CGATCTGACCGTCGAACGCCGCCACCGAGGCGGTGTTGACGATGACGCCGCGCTCCTCGTTCTTCAGCGGCTCGGTCTTGGCGATGCGCTCAGCGGCCAGCCGGATCACGTTGAACGTGCCGATCAGGTTGACCTCGACCACCTTGCGGAACCCGTCGAGAGGGAAAGCGCCGTTCTTGCTCAGCGTCTTGATCGCGTTGCCGATACCGGCGCAGTTGACGTTGATGCGCACCGGGCCAAGCGATTCCGCGACGTCCAACGCCTCGGAAACCCCGGCCTCATCGGTGACATCGGTGCCGACGAACCTGGCCCGCTCACCGAGTTCGGCCACCACCTCTTCGCCCTTGAGGTCGATCACGACCACCTGAGCGCCGGCGTCCAGCAGGCGCTTGGTGGTGGCCAGCCCCAGGCCGGAGGCACCACCGGTGACGACGGCTACCGCGTCTTTGATCTCCATGTACCGCATTCCTTTCCAGCCGGCAGGTGCCGACCCACTGATGTGGTTGAACCAAACGGTGAACTAAACCCAGTCCCGCAGAACGGCTTCGGTGTCGGCGCCGCGGTCACGCGGCGGCGTGGGCACGGACAGGGTGCTGCGCGAGAAGCGTGGCGCCGGCATCGGCTGCAGGTTGCCCTCGTCGTCAAAGAACGTGTCGCGCTCGGCGATGTGCGGTTCGGTGAGGACCTCGGCGAACGACAGCACCGGCGTCGCACAGGCATCGGTGCCGGCGAACACCTTGGCCCAGTGGTCGCGGTCGTGCCCGGCGAACGCCTGGGTGAAGGCCTCACGCAGCTCAGGCCAGCGGGCCATGTCGTTCTGGGCGGGCAAGTCTGCATCGTCGAGCCCGAGCCCCTTGAGCAGCTCGGCGTAGAACTGCGGCTCGATCGCGCCGATGGCCATGTACTTGCCGTCCGCGGTCTCGTAGGTGTCGTAGTAGGGCGCCCCGGTGTCGAGCATGTTGGTGCCGCGCTCGTCGGACCACATGCCGTTGGCGCGGAAGCCCCACATCATCTGCATCAGCACCGACGACCCGTCGACCATGGCCGCGTCGATCACCTGGCCCTTGCCCGAGGTCTGCCGCTCGAACAGCGCCGACAGGATGCCGACGAGCAGGAACATCGACCCACCGCCGAAATCACCGGCCAGGTTCAGCGGCGGCACGGGCCGCTCGCCCTTGCGGCCGACCGCGTGCAGCAGGCCGTTGAGCGAGATGTAGTTGATGTCGTGGCCGGCCTGCAGGGCACGCGGCCCCTCCTGGCCCCAGCCCGTCATCCGGGCGTAGATCAGCCGGTCGTTGATCTTCGCGCAGTCCTCGGGTCCCAGGCCCAGCCGCTCGGTGACGCCCGGCCGGTAACCCTCGACCAGCACATCGGCCTTGCTGATCAGCTTGAGCACGAGCTCGCGGCCCTCGTCGCTCTTGAGATCCGCCGCCACCGAGCGGCGGTTGCGCAGCATCGAATCCCGGTCACCGGCGGGCACTCCCCCGCCGCGGCCCGGCCGTTCGACGCGCACCACGTCGGCACCCAGATCGCCGAGGATCATCGCCGCGTGCGGGCCCGGGCCGATACCGGCCAACTCCACAACGCGCAACCCTTGCAGTGGTCCTGCCATGCTTCATCGCCCCTTCGCGTGTTGGCCGCTGTTGACCGGTGACATAGCTTACTTGTATAACCTTCTCGATCGGTATGGCCATAACCGGCCCCACCCGAACCGGGCCAGGAGCCCGCCAGACCTAAGGTGCAGAGATGACCGTGACCCGCGCATACCCCGACGTCAAAGATGTGTCCGTGTCCGTTGAGGACGGTGTGCTTTCGGTGACGCTCAATCGACCCGACAGCCTCAATTCGCTCACCCAGGGCATGCTCGTCGCGATCGCCGACGCCATGGATCTGGCTGCCACCGACCCCGAGGTGCGCGCGGTGCGGCTCGGCGGGGCGGGCCGTGGCTTCAGCTCGGGCGCCGGCATCAGTGAGGAAGACCAGAACGCCGAGAGCCACGACGCCGAAGGCGTGCTCGACGCGGCCAACCGCGCCGTCGCCTCCATCGTGGCGCTGCCGAAACCGGTCGTGGCCGTGGTGCAGGGGCCCGCCGCCGGTGTCGGGGTATCGCTCGCGCTGGCGTGCGATGTGGTTCTCGCCTCCGAGTCGGCCTTCTTCCTGCTGGCCTTCACCAAGATCGGCTTGATGCCCGACGGCGGCGCTTCGGCCCTCGTCGCCGCGAACGTCGGCCGGATCCGGGCCATGCGCCTGGCCCTGCTGGCCGAGCGGTTGACCGCCGCCGAGGCCTACGACTGGGGTCTGATCAGTGGCGTGTACCCCGCCGACGAGTTCGACGCCGCGGTCGACAAGGTCATCGGCAAGTTGCGGTCCGGCCCGGCTGTCGCGCTGCGTGAGACCAAGCAGGCCGTCAACGCGGCCACCCTCACCGAGCTCGAAGGGGCCTTCGCCCGCGAACGCAAGGGCCAGCTGCAACTGCTGGTGTCCAACGACTTCCGCGAGGGCACCAAGGCCTTCCAGCAGAACCGCCGCCCGGAGTTCACCGACTCCTGAAAACTACTGCTGCACCGGCGCGAAGACGACGCAGGCCAGCAGGATGAACGCGGTCACTGCGATGCGCCCACAGATTGCCCGCAGGCAGCTCGACCGTCGCCGAAATTCGTTGGACTCAACCGGCCCCCGGTAGGCACCATCGAATGTTGTGAGCATGCAACACGGCATCGAGACGCCGGTCCGCGAGACCGGCGGTTGGCGTGTGCTCGCCCCCTTCCGCATCCGCGAATACCGGCTGCTCATCGCCGCGGTGACGTTGTCGATCTTCGCCGAAGGCATGTGGTCGGTGGTGATGGCGCTGCAGGTCATCGCGATCGACAACGATCCGACCTCGCTGTCCCTGGTGGCCACCTGCCTCGGTGTCGGCCTGGTGGCGTTCGTCCTCGTCGGCGGAATCGCCGCCGACCGGATCAATCAGCGCACGATCATCATCGCGGTGGAGACGGTCAATCTCGTGACGGTCTCGGTGGTCGCGCTGCTGGGTCTGCTCGACGCGCTCAAGGTCTGGCACATGGCTGTTGCCGCAGGACTTCTCGGCATCGCCGCGGCGTTCTTCTTCCCGGCCTACAGCGCGATCCTGCCGCGCATCCTGCCACCCGAGCAGCTGTTGGCAGCCAACGGCGTCGAGGGCGTGGTGCGTCCGGTGTTCCAG
The genomic region above belongs to Mycolicibacterium sp. HK-90 and contains:
- a CDS encoding 3-hydroxyacyl-CoA dehydrogenase, with the translated sequence MEIKDAVAVVTGGASGLGLATTKRLLDAGAQVVVIDLKGEEVVAELGERARFVGTDVTDEAGVSEALDVAESLGPVRINVNCAGIGNAIKTLSKNGAFPLDGFRKVVEVNLIGTFNVIRLAAERIAKTEPLKNEERGVIVNTASVAAFDGQIGQAAYSASKGGVVGMTLPIARDLSRELIRVCTIAPGLFKTPLLGSLPEEAQKSLGQQVPHPARLGDPDEYGALAVHIIENPMLNGEVIRLDGAIRMAPR
- a CDS encoding enoyl-CoA hydratase, with the translated sequence MTVTRAYPDVKDVSVSVEDGVLSVTLNRPDSLNSLTQGMLVAIADAMDLAATDPEVRAVRLGGAGRGFSSGAGISEEDQNAESHDAEGVLDAANRAVASIVALPKPVVAVVQGPAAGVGVSLALACDVVLASESAFFLLAFTKIGLMPDGGASALVAANVGRIRAMRLALLAERLTAAEAYDWGLISGVYPADEFDAAVDKVIGKLRSGPAVALRETKQAVNAATLTELEGAFARERKGQLQLLVSNDFREGTKAFQQNRRPEFTDS
- a CDS encoding CaiB/BaiF CoA-transferase family protein, whose translation is MAGPLQGLRVVELAGIGPGPHAAMILGDLGADVVRVERPGRGGGVPAGDRDSMLRNRRSVAADLKSDEGRELVLKLISKADVLVEGYRPGVTERLGLGPEDCAKINDRLIYARMTGWGQEGPRALQAGHDINYISLNGLLHAVGRKGERPVPPLNLAGDFGGGSMFLLVGILSALFERQTSGKGQVIDAAMVDGSSVLMQMMWGFRANGMWSDERGTNMLDTGAPYYDTYETADGKYMAIGAIEPQFYAELLKGLGLDDADLPAQNDMARWPELREAFTQAFAGHDRDHWAKVFAGTDACATPVLSFAEVLTEPHIAERDTFFDDEGNLQPMPAPRFSRSTLSVPTPPRDRGADTEAVLRDWV